AATCCATACTTTTATCAATAAACCCGGCTGCCCCAATACCACTTGCAAGCTGCTGGTATATTGGATTTTTTATACCGGACATCATTATCACGTTACCACAAAAACCTTTACTTCTTAATAAGGTAACTAAGTCAAATCCATCTTCATTGTTTAGATTAATATCAGCAATGACAAGATTACAAGCATTGTCTCTTACGTAATCCAGTGCCATTCTTGATTCTAAAACGTAATTTACCGTCGAAAAGCGTGGATCTTGGCTAAGATTAAATTTTAATGATGCACCGACTATAGGCTGATCATCGATGATCAAACAATCAATTAAATTCGAATCAGAAATTATCGATGATGCACTAATTGTTTCTTTTAATTGATTAATAGGCATCGGTCTACCCGTATAATAGCCTTGGCATGCTACGGCGCCCATATTGCGGATATAATTCCACGACTCTTCATCTTCAACCCCCTCAACAATCGATATCATCCCTAACGCTTTTGCTGCATTAATAGCCAATTTAACAATGGCTGCGTGTTGATAGTTATGCTTAATATCATGACTAAAAACTTTACTTATTTTTAAAATATCAAAAGGAATTTGAGTTATTTTTTGTAAAGATGAAGAGCCAACACCAAAATCTTTAATGGCCAATGAAATACCTAGCAATTTTAACCGAGCAATATTCACGAATGCATTAATATCAACTTCATAAATATCTGTTTCAACTAACTCGAGAGTGAGGTTTTGGTAATTAAACCCCTCATCGCAACAAATTTTTTTAACTTCTTGGTAAATATCGACCCACTGTAAATCTTTTTGGTTAAGATTAACTGACAATTTAATT
This window of the Psychromonas sp. MME1 genome carries:
- a CDS encoding EAL domain-containing protein; the protein is MNILIVQGDHRFSMSLKLMLNECVTDVMDNVLQAFDCHSALSLCKKQRFDYIFSDIELPGGDIVYLLSQLADNHRLPHVVIVSDCASNIVKLTQTTADALHFPSVSRLKKSLVSGDIKQIFAARVNHCGAINHRVISEHYFTETEIFAAIENGEIFNYYQSQVDFKSNAIIGVEAFARWEHPFLGVLDAEQFLPLIHAKETYNVLFKAVLIKSIRAIKGIEPQIKLSVNLNQKDLQWVDIYQEVKKICCDEGFNYQNLTLELVETDIYEVDINAFVNIARLKLLGISLAIKDFGVGSSSLQKITQIPFDILKISKVFSHDIKHNYQHAAIVKLAINAAKALGMISIVEGVEDEESWNYIRNMGAVACQGYYTGRPMPINQLKETISASSIISDSNLIDCLIIDDQPIVGASLKFNLSQDPRFSTVNYVLESRMALDYVRDNACNLVIADINLNNEDGFDLVTLLRSKGFCGNVIMMSGIKNPIYQQLASGIGAAGFIDKSMDLNALVERVFYLSGQAAIGVDHEKKKILCIR